A window of Cheilinus undulatus linkage group 1, ASM1832078v1, whole genome shotgun sequence contains these coding sequences:
- the LOC121513182 gene encoding sorting nexin-1-like has protein sequence MAASSDRNPPPFPASEEPGAGPLDMADGDSDEGEDIFVSNSNPVPVSRGVSQPDCADDEPSDIFSEEKVSSTTAKSNGVHSDDDNDLFAEAHAELSTDKHASSARKELSTSSFSQSPAALQPTSLEQLEEDEARDSFDVDVAVTNPEKVGDGMNAYVAYKVSTRTSLTMFRSKTFSVRRRYSDFLGLYEKLSVKQSLHGCIIPPPPEKSVVGMTKVKVGMDDPSSVEFVERRRAALERYLQRVVSHPLLLQDPDVREFLERDDLPRAVNTQALSGAGFLKMINKASDAVNKMTIKMNESDTWFEDKFQEVDNEEQQLRKLHAVVDSLVNHRKELCGNTAVFAKSMAMLGNSEDNTALSRALSQLAEVEDKMEQLHQEQAASDFFIFEELLADYIRLLGAIRGCFDQRIRAWQRWQEAQSTLQKKREAEAKLLWANKPDKLQQAKEEISEWEGKVTQYERDFDRIGMTLRKEVLRFEKEKSKDFKSQIIKYLEAMLQSQQRLIKFWEAFLPEAKAIA, from the exons AGTAACCCTGTGCCTGTGAGTCGAGGAGTTTCTCAGCCTGACTGTGCAGACGACGAGCCATCAGACATTTTCAGTGAGGAGAAGGTCAGCAGCACAACGGCCAAATCCAACGGAGTTCACTCTGACGACGACAACGACCTGTTTGCTG AGGCCCATGCTGAGTTAAGCACAGACAAGCACGCCAGCTCTGCTCGGAAGGAGCTCTCCACCTCCTCGTTCTCTCAGAGCCCTGCAGCCCTGCAGCCCACCTCATTGGAGCAG CTGGAGGAGGATGAGGCCAGGGACAGTTTTGATGTGGATGTTGCCGtcacaaacccagagaaagttg GAGATGGGATGAATGCATATGTTGCCTACAAAGTCTCCACCAGG ACGTCCCTGACCATGTTCAGGAGCAAAACCTTCTCTGTAAGGAGGCGTTACAGTGACTTCCTGGGTCTGTATGAAAAGCTGTCGGTAAAGCAGTCACTCCATGGCTGCATCATCCCACCACCGCCTGAGAAAAGTGTTGTAG GAATGACCAAAGTGAAGGTTGGAATGGATGACCCTTCATCTGTAGAGTTTGTGGAGAGAAGGCGAGCAGCTCTGGAAAG gTATCTTCAGAGAGTCGTCTCCCATCCTTTGTTACTGCAGGATCCTGACGTGCGTGAGTTCTTGGAGAGGGATGAT cttCCTAGAGCGGTGAACACTCAGGCCCTGAGTGGAGCTGGCTTCCTCAAAATGATCAATAAGGCATCAGATGCTGTCAACAAGATGACCATCAAGATGAATGAGTCTGATACT TGGTTTGAGGACAAGTTCCAGGAGGTGGACAACGAGGAGCAGCAGTTACGGAAGCTTCACGCTGTGGTCGACTCCCTCGTCAATCACAGGAAGG AGTTGTGTGGGAACACAGCAGTGTTTGCCAAAAGTATGGCCATGTTGGGAAACTCTGAGGACAACACGGCCCTGTCCCGGGCCCTGTCCCAGCTGGCAGAGGTGGAGGACAAGATGGAGCAGCTGCATCAGGAGCAGGCAGCGAGTGACTTCTTCATCTTTGAAGAGCTGCTGGCCGACTACATCCGCCTGCTGGGTGCTATAAGG GGGTGTTTTGACCAGCGCATTCGGGCGTGGCAGCGATGGCAGGAGGCTCAGAGCACACTCcagaagaagagagaggctGAAGCCAAGCTGCTGTGGGCAAACAAGCCAGacaaactgcagcaggccaaaGAAGAGATCTCTGAG TGGGAGGGGAAGGTCACTCAGTACGAGAGAGATTTCGACAGGATTGGCATGACCTTACGCAAGGAGGTTCTCAGATTTGAG AAAGAAAAATCCAAGGACTTCAAGAGCCAGATAATCAAATATTTGGAGGCAATGCTGCAGTCTCAACAACGG CTCATAAAGTTCTGGGAGGCGTTCCTGCCTGAGGCAAAAGCAATAGCTTAA